One Malania oleifera isolate guangnan ecotype guangnan chromosome 9, ASM2987363v1, whole genome shotgun sequence DNA segment encodes these proteins:
- the LOC131164834 gene encoding tubulin beta chain-like produces MREILHIQAGQCGNQIGAKFWEVVCEEHGIDAAGNYTGNSHMQLERVNVYYNEASGGRYVPRAVLMDLEPGTMDSLRTGPYGKIFRPDNFVFGQNGAGNNWAKGHYTEGAELIDSVLDVVRKEAENCDCLQGFQICHSLGGGTGSGMGTLVISKIREEYPDRMMMTFSVFPSPKVSDTVVEPYNATLSVHQLVENADECMVLDNEALYDICFRTLKLTNPSFGDLNHLISTTMSGVTCCLRFPGQLNSDLRKLAVNLIPFPRLHFFMVGFAPLTSRGSRLYRSLTIPELTQQMWDARNMMCAADPRRGRYLTASAVFRGRAMSTKEVDHQMIAVQNKNSSYFVEWIPNNVKSSVCGVPPTGLPISSTFIGNSTSIQEMFRRVSEQFTAMFRRKAFLHWYTGEGMDEMEFSEAESNMNDLVSEYQQYQDAAADGDAEEESDEDNDLEN; encoded by the exons ATGAGGGAAATTCTCCACATCCAGGCGGGACAATGCGGGAACCAAATCGGAGCGAAGTTCTGGGAGGTGGTGTGCGAGGAGCACGGCATCGACGCCGCCGGAAACTACACCGGAAACTCCCACATGCAGTTGGAGAGGGTGAACGTGTACTACAACGAGGCGAGCGGGGGAAGATACGTGCCGCGGGCGGTGCTCATGGACCTTGAGCCGGGAACCATGGATAGCCTGAGGACCGGTCCCTACGGGAAAATCTTCAGGCCGGACAATTTCGTTTTTGGGCAGAACGGCGCCGGCAACAACTGGGCCAAGGGCCATTACACCGAGGGGGCAGAGCTGATAGACTCTGTTCTCGACGTTGTTCGCAAAGAGGCAGAGAACTGCGATTGCTTGCAGG GGTTTCAGATATGCCACTCACTGGGAGGAGGAACCGGTTCGGGGATGGGGACGCTGGTGATATCTAAGATAAGGGAGGAGTACCCGGACCGGATGATGATGACGTTCTCGGTGTTTCCGTCGCCGAAGGTGTCGGACACGGTGGTGGAGCCGTACAACGCCACCCTGTCGGTGCACCAGCTGGTGGAGAACGCCGACGAGTGCATGGTGCTGGACAACGAGGCCCTCTACGACATTTGCTTCCGCACTCTCAAGCTTACCAACCCCAGCT TTGGGGATTTGAACCATCTGATATCAACGACGATGAGCGGCGTAACATGCTGCCTCCGCTTCCCGGGGCAGCTGAACTCCGACCTCCGTAAACTCGCCGTCAACCTCATCCCCTTCCCCCGCCTCCACTTCTTCATGGTGGGGTTCGCCCCACTCACCTCCCGCGGCTCCCGCCTCTACCGCTCCCTCACCATCCCGGAGCTCACCCAGCAGATGTGGGACGCCAGAAACATGATGTGCGCCGCCGACCCCCGCCGCGGGCGCTACCTCACCGCCTCCGCGGTGTTCCGCGGCCGCGCCATGAGCACCAAGGAGGTGGACCACCAGATGATCGCCGTCCAGAACAAGAACTCCTCCTACTTCGTGGAGTGGATCCCAAACAATGTGAAGTCGAGCGTGTGCGGCGTCCCCCCCACCGGCCTCCCCATCTCCTCTACCTTCATCGGCAATTCCACGTCCATCCAGGAGATGTTCCGCCGGGTGTCGGAGCAGTTCACCGCCATGTTCCGTCGCAAGGCCTTCCTCCACTGGTATACCGGGGAGGGCATGGACGAGATGGAGTTCTCGGAGGCCGAGAGCAACATGAACGACTTGGTGTCGGAGTACCAGCAGTACCAGGACGCCGCCGCCGACGGCGATGCCGAGGAGGAATCTGACGAGGACAACGATTTGGAGAactga